AACCGCCGGGTATGGGAGCACGATGAGCACTTTAAAGAGTACCTGCAAAAGATACGGGCCATGGCCATCGATATGGAAACAGCCACCATCTTTTCTGTAGGTTTCTATAACAAAATTCCAACCGGCGCTTTATTGCTGGTAAGCGATCAGCCCATGGTACCCGAAGGCGTAAAAACCGAAGAAAGCGACAAAAAGGTCACCGCCAATTTTGTTGAACGGCATGTTCGTATCGGAATTGATTCTCTGAAACAATTAATCAACGACGGGTTAACCGTGAGACATTTGAGATTCTGATCTTCGTGAATCGTAAATCGTGAATGGCTCACGATATTTCAATTTAATAAACGCAATTGCGCCGCCCAAAATCGATTGCCAGCCTGCCCCGACTTGCCGGGGATTGCCGATCTAACGAACTACTCTATAAACCGGATACCGCATATGATCGGGTTCGTAGTAAGGTGAATTATGATAAACAAAGTCAAGCTGGGCGCTGGCGCTTTTGGCAAAGGCTGTATCAGTTGACCTGCGTGTTTCCAGCTCCTTTTTTACATTGGGATGATCAGTAAGGTATTGCGCCGCTATATCTTCAAATGCATAAGCGCTATATCCTTCCTTCCGGCCCAGGACAGCATCAAAATAATTCCAGGCAAAGTAAGAATCATCGGCCTGCGGTTCCAGCACTTCCATCAAAAACCGGTTGGCTGGTTGATTGAGCTGAATATAATAATCTCCTTTTCTGAATTTTATCGGCAGCGTGGCGGCGTTCACCACCACATTTGTATTCAAATGATGCATTTCATACTGCCGGGGGTAAGGTTTGTAATCTTCAATAAGATACGTTTCTACCATCATCTCGGTATCCTTTGCCAATACCTGCATATTCACTTTATTAAGTTTTAACAGATCGATCACCGGCCACCAGCCCTGGGGAATAATATAGGCAAGCGGTTTTTCGATCGTAGTGCGGGCAGCGTAAGTATTATAGTACTTAATCTGTTTTTCGTACGGCTTGCTGCGATCGTAATACAAACGCGGCAGCCCGGATACTTCACTCGGTTTATGTCCGGACTCATAACCTTTGAACGTTACCAGATCAGTTTTAGTAGTATCGAGTTTCCAGCTCACCGGAAAACTGGTTTGGCTTGATACGGCCTTTTTAGTTTGTTCCCGCAATTGGTGAATGGTAGTACTGTTGGTGGCCGTGAAAGCGATGAACGATTCCATCAGGGCTTTGGTCGCTTCCACCCGCTGGTTATATGGTTTCAGCATATGAGTTTCGGGTACAAAGGCAAAGGTGTGCCACAAAGTGGCGTAACCGCTGCTATAGCGCGGGCCATCAAAGTAAGCCTCCATGCCCGACTCCGGCGTTTGGCCGGCAAAATCAACATAGGGCACCAGGTCATAGCCCTTTTCTTTCATCAGCTTGTACAGTCCCGGTTCAAACTGCGTATGCAGGTAATCGCCCATGGGCCCGCCCAGTTTGTTATACTGACTGGTAAGCAGAGTCATAATGTGCTGGTAATCGGCGCCGTTGCTTACGTGGTTATCAACAAACACATCGGGGTCGCACAGGTGAAAGATAGCCGCAAAGGAGCGGGCTTCTTTGGAATCGCATTTTATAAAGTCGCGATTGAGATCCAGATTTTGAGAATTACCACGGGAACCGAATTCCGCCGGTCCGTTTTGGTCTACGCGATAGTAGGGGCTGCGATTCAAACAACCACCAATATTATAAACCGGTATAATGGCCAGCACCACATTATCGGGCAGTTTTATTTTGTGGGTGGCAATATCCCGCACCAGCAGCATGCTGGCATCGATGCCATCCGGCTCGCCGGGGTGAATGCCATTATTTACCAGGATGATGCGTTTATTTTTCCGGTGCAGGCTGGCCAGATCAAAATCACCGTCGGTCGACACTATCACCAGGTGCAGGGGAAAACCGGCATCGCTGGGTCCCATAGTTTGCATTTTTATGGTGGGGAACCGGGTGTCCATCATTTGCCACCAGCTGATGATCTCGCTGTAGGTGGGCGTTTCTTTGGCCTGGGATTGCTCGTATTTAGTTGTAATGGATTGGCTGAAAATAAATGCCGGCAATAAAAACAGGAAGAGTACTGATAGTATTCTCATAATGTGACTGTTGGAGCCTTAAATATAGGAAATGTTACCGGTTACCGGTCGCCAGTTACCGGGAAAGGCAGCTGCTGTGTGAAGAGTGGCTGTTGCAGGCTACAGGTTCCAAGTTCCGAGTTCACAGTTCAGAGTTGCCGCGCAGGAGTATATTTGCTTTTGGCTTACAGCTTGCGGCTTGAGGTTGCTTTCCTATAAACAAAAAAACCTCCCGCTTGAACGGGAGGAAAAAACAAAAAAAATAATATCTTATAAAATAAACCCACAAGCCAGATGTCAAATGGCCCGCAGGAACACCACTTATTTTGCTAAGGTATTGATCTTTTTAGCCAGCTTGCTTTTCAGGTTAGCTGCTTTATTCTTATGGATAATACCTCTTTTTGCTAATTTGTCGATCATAGAAGCCACTTCAGGAAACTCTTTGGTAGCTTCGCCGTTAGTCTTCAGCGCTTTCAAATCACGGATGGCATTACGGGTAGTTTTACCGTAATACTTGTTTCTTTCACGTCTTTTAGCAGCTTGACGTACGTCTTTTTTAGTAGCTTTATGATTTGCCATTTCGTTCTTATTTACTCCCCAAAAATTTAGGGGAGTGCAAAGGTAAGGATTTGAACAAGAAAACGAAAAATAATACAGAAAAAATCTTGCCCGGTGCGGCTACTCCATGAATAACAGCAAATTAACCATTTCTTTTTCCACTAATTTACCATAGAATGCACGCCCCTTGCAGGTTTTAGCGCCCTCCCCCTTTAAATGGAGTTAAAAAACACAAATTCAGATAATTTGACTTCTATTCCTACCGTTTTTGACCGATATTTGTACCCCGATTTTAAATAACTCAATACACTTTAAGTTTCAATTGCATCCTCATGAAGGATTTTTCGTATATCACCAATTCCCACCCGGCCTTTATTGAAAACCTGTATCAGGATTTCTTACAAGACCCAAACAGTGTTGATCCCGACCTTAAAAAATTTTTTGAAGGATTTGACTTTGCCGTGGGACAAGGTAAAAATGGGACAACGAACGGAACGGCAGCAGTAGCAGGTGAAACATCCGGCGCTACCGGCGAAAGCTTCGACTGGAAAAAAGAAGTAGGCGCCTACCGCCTTATTCTGGGTTACCGCAACAAAGGCCACCTGATTGCTAAAACCAACCCCATTCGCCAGCGCAAAGACCGTGGCGCCAACCTGGACCTGGGTTTTTATGGTTTTACCGAGGCTGATCTCGATAAAACCCTGAATGCAGGCAATATGATCGGGTTGGGAACCACCACACTCCGCAATATTCTCACCCACATGCAAAAGACCTATGCCGGGCATGTAGGGATCGAGTTCAAATACATCAGCGATCAGAAGAAAGTTGACTGGCTTACCAACGAAATGGAGCGCAACTTCTCCAAACCGCTGGCCATCAACAAGAAAAAACGCATCCTGGAAAAACTGAACCAGGGCGTGATCTTCGAGAAATTCCTCCACACCAAATACATCGGCCAGAAGCGATTCTCCCTGGAAGGTGGCGAAAGCACTATTGCTGCGCTGGACGAGATCATTACTACTGCCGCCAATAACGACGTGCAGGAAGTAGTGATCGGCATGGCGCACCGCGGCCGCCTGAACGTACTGGCCAACATCATGGGTAAAACCTATGAGCAGATCTTCAGTGAATTTGAAGGTACCGCCAAGCCCGACCAAACCATGGGCAGCGGCGACGTAAAATACCACATGGGTTATGGCAGCGAGGTGGAAACACCCGATGGCAAAACCATTCACCTGAAGCTGATGCCCAACCCATCGCACCTGGAAACAGTTGATCCGGTTGTGATTGGCTTCGCCCGGGCAAAAGCCGATGTTCTGTACAAAAGCGATTTCGACAAAATATTACCTATACTCATCCATGGCGACGCGTCAGTTGCAGGCCAGGGTATTGTTTACGAAGTACTGCAAATGAGCGACCTCGATGGTTACTACACTGGCGGCACCATTCACTTCGTGATAAATAACCAGATCGGTTTCACCACCGATTTTGAAGACGCCCGCAGCTCTGACTACTGTACATCGCTGGCAGCCATGATTCAGGCGCCCGTGTTACACGTAAATGGCGACGATGCAGAAGCAGTGGTTAAATGCGTACAAATAGCTACCCGCTACCGCCAGGAATTTAACTCCGATGTGTTCATTGACATGGTTTGTTACCGCAAACATGGGCACAACGAAGGCGACGATCCTAAATTCACGCAGCCACAACTGTATGCACTGATCGAAAAACACGCCAACCCGCGTGAAGTGTATACCCGGTTCCTGCAGGAAACCGGCGAACCTGACGCCCTGGACCTGGCCAAGGAAATGGAAAAGAAATTCTGGGCCGACTTGCAGGAACGCCTCGATGAAATAAAACAGAAACCACTCCCCTATCATTACCAACAACCCGAACTGGCCTGGAAGAATTTGCGGAAAGCCACTGAGGCCGACTTTGAAAAGTCGCCCGTTACCGCTCTCGACGAAGCCAGCTTTAAAAAGGTATTTGATGCCATCATGAAATGGCCTGCCGATTTCACGCCGTTG
The Niastella koreensis GR20-10 genome window above contains:
- the rpsT gene encoding 30S ribosomal protein S20, which codes for MANHKATKKDVRQAAKRRERNKYYGKTTRNAIRDLKALKTNGEATKEFPEVASMIDKLAKRGIIHKNKAANLKSKLAKKINTLAK
- a CDS encoding 2-oxoglutarate dehydrogenase E1 component, which codes for MKDFSYITNSHPAFIENLYQDFLQDPNSVDPDLKKFFEGFDFAVGQGKNGTTNGTAAVAGETSGATGESFDWKKEVGAYRLILGYRNKGHLIAKTNPIRQRKDRGANLDLGFYGFTEADLDKTLNAGNMIGLGTTTLRNILTHMQKTYAGHVGIEFKYISDQKKVDWLTNEMERNFSKPLAINKKKRILEKLNQGVIFEKFLHTKYIGQKRFSLEGGESTIAALDEIITTAANNDVQEVVIGMAHRGRLNVLANIMGKTYEQIFSEFEGTAKPDQTMGSGDVKYHMGYGSEVETPDGKTIHLKLMPNPSHLETVDPVVIGFARAKADVLYKSDFDKILPILIHGDASVAGQGIVYEVLQMSDLDGYYTGGTIHFVINNQIGFTTDFEDARSSDYCTSLAAMIQAPVLHVNGDDAEAVVKCVQIATRYRQEFNSDVFIDMVCYRKHGHNEGDDPKFTQPQLYALIEKHANPREVYTRFLQETGEPDALDLAKEMEKKFWADLQERLDEIKQKPLPYHYQQPELAWKNLRKATEADFEKSPVTALDEASFKKVFDAIMKWPADFTPLKKVEKIIQEKVKLFNEEGKLDWATGELLAYGSLLLEGNDVRMSGQDVRRGTFSHRHAVLRDEKTDKAYSRLSEIPGANGQFRIYNSLLSEYGVLGFEYGYAMANPNSLVLWEAQFGDFSNGAQIMIDQFISAGEQKWNRMNGITLLLPHGYEGQGPEHSSARMERFLQMCAEMNMVVTNITTAANLFHALRRQLIWSFRKPLINFSPKAKLRDPGTYSPTKEFLNGGFKEVIDDTFVTDASSVRKVLFCSGKVYFDLAERQQKENKKDTAIIRLEQLYPLPVKQLEALYSKYNKATWFWVQEEPLNMGAASFLQMNLKSINYGVISRQPSAATATGYAKVHAQEQTEIIDTAFSI
- a CDS encoding M14 family metallopeptidase: MRILSVLFLFLLPAFIFSQSITTKYEQSQAKETPTYSEIISWWQMMDTRFPTIKMQTMGPSDAGFPLHLVIVSTDGDFDLASLHRKNKRIILVNNGIHPGEPDGIDASMLLVRDIATHKIKLPDNVVLAIIPVYNIGGCLNRSPYYRVDQNGPAEFGSRGNSQNLDLNRDFIKCDSKEARSFAAIFHLCDPDVFVDNHVSNGADYQHIMTLLTSQYNKLGGPMGDYLHTQFEPGLYKLMKEKGYDLVPYVDFAGQTPESGMEAYFDGPRYSSGYATLWHTFAFVPETHMLKPYNQRVEATKALMESFIAFTATNSTTIHQLREQTKKAVSSQTSFPVSWKLDTTKTDLVTFKGYESGHKPSEVSGLPRLYYDRSKPYEKQIKYYNTYAARTTIEKPLAYIIPQGWWPVIDLLKLNKVNMQVLAKDTEMMVETYLIEDYKPYPRQYEMHHLNTNVVVNAATLPIKFRKGDYYIQLNQPANRFLMEVLEPQADDSYFAWNYFDAVLGRKEGYSAYAFEDIAAQYLTDHPNVKKELETRRSTDTAFAKSASAQLDFVYHNSPYYEPDHMRYPVYRVVR